In a single window of the bacterium genome:
- the gcvPA gene encoding aminomethyl-transferring glycine dehydrogenase subunit GcvPA produces the protein MHYLPLTPQDEKEILKRIGVSSYQELLDSLIPAPMQFKGKVGLPPALSEIEIRSVLKNLAGENRDTDDFVSFLGAGVYDHYIPAIINAITSRSEFYTAYTPYQAEVSQGTLQTIFEYQSMICELTGMDAANASMYDGGSALAEACHMANSIRGKGRIVMADSIHPFYRRTVRTYTKECCIESVTCPAQNGTLDLEALEGLLKDEANCVAVQHPNFFGNFENMREIEKIVHRHGALFISVIDPLSLGVVAPPAEYQADIAVGEGQAMGIAQGFGGPLLGVFATRMEHVRTMPGRVVGQTTDLDGKRGFVLTLQTREQHIRREKATSNICTNEALCALSALVYLCALGRQGIVDVGNLCFSKSHYLFSRLRELKGIKPAFEGREFFKEFTLETNKPARAIVDRLLEHKIFGGVPLSVFGDSHHENHLLIAVTEKRSKQELNQFVDSLSKVL, from the coding sequence ATGCACTATTTACCCCTGACACCTCAGGACGAGAAGGAGATCCTAAAGAGGATCGGCGTATCATCGTATCAGGAACTTCTTGACTCGCTAATCCCGGCCCCCATGCAGTTCAAAGGTAAGGTCGGCCTACCCCCGGCGTTGTCCGAGATCGAGATCCGTTCAGTGCTTAAGAATTTGGCCGGGGAAAACCGCGACACGGACGATTTCGTTTCGTTCCTGGGCGCCGGTGTCTATGACCATTATATACCAGCGATCATCAATGCCATTACGTCGCGCAGCGAATTTTATACGGCGTATACGCCGTACCAGGCCGAGGTTTCGCAGGGCACGCTGCAGACGATATTTGAGTACCAGAGCATGATCTGCGAGCTTACCGGCATGGACGCTGCAAATGCTTCCATGTATGACGGCGGTTCAGCGCTGGCCGAAGCCTGTCACATGGCAAATTCGATACGGGGTAAGGGCCGTATTGTCATGGCTGATTCGATCCATCCCTTTTACCGGCGAACCGTACGCACGTACACCAAGGAATGCTGTATTGAGTCTGTCACGTGTCCGGCGCAGAACGGCACCCTTGATCTTGAGGCGCTGGAAGGGCTCCTGAAGGATGAAGCGAACTGCGTGGCTGTTCAGCATCCCAATTTCTTCGGTAATTTTGAGAACATGCGCGAGATCGAGAAGATCGTTCACCGGCATGGAGCATTGTTCATTTCGGTGATCGACCCGCTGTCTCTCGGGGTGGTCGCACCGCCGGCAGAGTATCAGGCAGACATCGCGGTCGGTGAAGGACAGGCAATGGGGATCGCGCAGGGTTTTGGCGGTCCTTTGCTCGGCGTTTTCGCGACCAGGATGGAGCATGTGCGCACCATGCCCGGCCGGGTCGTAGGGCAGACGACGGACTTGGACGGCAAGCGGGGTTTTGTGCTGACCCTGCAAACCCGCGAACAGCATATCCGGCGCGAAAAGGCGACCTCCAATATTTGCACCAACGAAGCGCTGTGCGCGCTGAGCGCACTGGTTTACCTGTGCGCGCTTGGCAGGCAGGGCATCGTCGACGTGGGCAACCTTTGTTTTTCCAAGAGCCATTACTTGTTCTCGCGGTTGCGCGAACTAAAGGGTATCAAACCGGCTTTTGAAGGCCGGGAATTTTTCAAAGAATTCACGCTGGAAACCAATAAACCGGCCCGTGCGATCGTTGACCGGCTGCTGGAACATAAAATTTTCGGCGGCGTACCCCTTTCGGTATTCGGCGATAGCCATCACGAGAACCATCTTCTGATCGCGGTCACCGAAAAAAGAAGCAAGCAGGAATTAAACCAGTTTGTTGACTCGCTTTCAAAAGTCCTGTAG
- the gcvH gene encoding glycine cleavage system protein GcvH: MANIIDGIKYSKEHEWIKLDGDIAVEGISDYAQSELSDIVMIEPPKVGTKVKAGDSIGTIEAVKAVSDLYACVSGEVIAVNEKVVKDPAIINKDPYNDGWIIKIKIDNKKEYEALLDAKEYKELIASH; encoded by the coding sequence ATGGCGAACATAATTGACGGAATTAAATACTCGAAAGAACATGAGTGGATAAAACTTGATGGTGATATTGCGGTTGAGGGTATCTCCGATTACGCGCAATCAGAACTGTCCGACATCGTCATGATCGAACCGCCCAAGGTCGGAACAAAGGTGAAAGCCGGCGATTCGATCGGTACGATCGAAGCCGTGAAAGCGGTAAGCGATCTCTATGCCTGCGTCAGCGGCGAAGTGATCGCGGTGAACGAAAAAGTCGTAAAGGACCCGGCGATCATAAACAAGGATCCATATAATGACGGCTGGATCATAAAGATAAAGATCGACAACAAAAAAGAATACGAGGCGTTGCTCGACGCGAAGGAATATAAGGAGCTGATAGCCAGCCACTGA
- the gcvT gene encoding glycine cleavage system aminomethyltransferase GcvT has translation MQKEVKKTPFYEMHLKYKAKIVEFAGFLMPVQYEGIIPEHEAVRTGVGVFDVSHMGEVEVRGKDRLRFVNYITTNDAVKLAPNQVQYSAMLYPDAGIVDDLLVYNLADRAFLVINAANTDKDYKWIIDARKFDVSITNISDSIAQLAIQGPKSEPVTQKLFDLDLAAIKFYWAIETKMAGMPVLLSRTGYTGEDGFEVYMENKYASKVWDLIFEAGREFNIRPIGLGARDTLRFEVRYCLYGNDIDKTTNPLDAGLGWIVKMDKGEFIGREALLKIKEAGLKRKLVGFEVTGRGIPRPHLDIAAEGQVIGHVTSGTFSPSLKKGIGMGYVEIGFGDIGKKLQVIVPGKDPIEVEIIKGPFYKHGTRK, from the coding sequence ATGCAAAAAGAGGTAAAAAAGACTCCATTTTATGAAATGCACTTAAAATACAAGGCGAAGATAGTCGAATTCGCCGGATTTCTCATGCCGGTCCAGTACGAAGGGATCATTCCGGAACACGAAGCCGTGCGGACCGGCGTCGGCGTTTTTGACGTTTCCCATATGGGCGAAGTGGAGGTACGCGGCAAGGACCGCCTGCGGTTCGTCAATTATATCACAACGAACGATGCCGTGAAACTTGCACCAAACCAGGTCCAGTATTCGGCGATGCTGTATCCGGATGCCGGCATTGTCGACGACCTGCTGGTATACAATCTGGCCGACCGGGCGTTCCTCGTTATCAATGCGGCGAATACGGACAAAGATTACAAGTGGATCATTGACGCCAGAAAATTCGACGTGTCGATCACCAACATCAGCGATTCTATCGCCCAGCTTGCGATCCAGGGACCGAAATCCGAACCGGTGACGCAGAAATTGTTCGATCTTGACCTCGCGGCAATTAAATTCTATTGGGCGATCGAGACCAAAATGGCCGGCATGCCTGTCCTCTTGTCACGCACCGGATATACGGGCGAAGATGGGTTCGAGGTCTATATGGAGAACAAGTATGCCTCAAAGGTCTGGGACCTGATATTCGAAGCGGGACGGGAATTCAACATCAGACCCATTGGTCTGGGCGCTCGCGATACGCTTCGTTTCGAAGTGCGTTACTGCCTGTATGGCAATGATATCGATAAGACCACGAATCCGTTGGATGCGGGCTTGGGCTGGATCGTGAAAATGGACAAGGGCGAGTTTATCGGCCGTGAAGCCCTGCTAAAGATCAAGGAAGCCGGCCTCAAGCGCAAACTCGTTGGATTTGAAGTGACGGGCCGGGGTATACCACGTCCCCATCTTGATATCGCCGCCGAGGGCCAGGTCATTGGACATGTCACGTCCGGAACGTTCTCTCCGTCGTTGAAAAAAGGCATCGGTATGGGATATGTCGAGATCGGGTTTGGCGATATTGGAAAGAAACTGCAGGTTATTGTCCCCGGAAAGGATCCGATCGAGGTCGAGATCATTAAAGGACCATTTTACAAACATGGCACGCGTAAGTGA
- a CDS encoding gliding motility-associated C-terminal domain-containing protein: MFTLYLCSIFTLTDSALVITEVMSNVKGSESTCGKRNEFVEVYNQSSDTIDLAAYKIFDFDNKSIGPDAIPDELFSWDDSTILVKYPKVRIRSTLLYPLSYALILDRDYSGTDTSGGNVQPYDLPDSVLIITTDDHSICDGLTTTDPLLIYTSDAVACTTTFGTPLDDTDGFPYDPGDGISWERIDLAKPDSSSNWYPCIDAAGCTPGRANSTVTACDLALDEACIFIAPATIKSGEDAMIEVVVINNGLHATNDYTLIVYDDINRDSTKQSNEIVANLPGEPAGAFDSVSVFCTYERPVQGEHLLGFELEAVGDTKCENNLVFKTMIVVGDVGELAVTPAVFTPNNDGINDRAQIDYRLPEPYGDLTVTIFDSRGKRVCDLCRKAVASTTRGTLYWNGGGMPTGMYVVYLEYVCHNKINRAKTTTVLAR; this comes from the coding sequence ATGTTTACCCTGTATTTATGTTCGATCTTTACCCTGACCGATTCCGCGCTTGTCATCACCGAAGTGATGTCCAATGTCAAAGGCTCTGAAAGCACCTGCGGCAAGCGCAATGAATTCGTTGAAGTATATAACCAGTCAAGCGATACAATAGATCTCGCCGCGTACAAGATCTTTGACTTCGATAACAAGAGTATTGGACCGGATGCCATCCCCGATGAACTGTTCAGCTGGGACGACAGCACAATACTCGTCAAATATCCAAAAGTCCGGATTAGGTCGACACTGCTGTATCCGCTGTCCTACGCGCTCATCCTCGACCGGGACTATTCCGGCACTGACACATCAGGCGGTAATGTCCAGCCTTACGATCTCCCGGATTCGGTACTGATCATCACGACCGATGACCACTCGATCTGCGACGGTCTGACCACGACCGATCCTTTGCTTATCTACACGTCGGACGCGGTGGCGTGCACCACGACATTCGGTACGCCTTTGGACGACACCGACGGTTTTCCTTATGACCCTGGCGACGGCATTTCGTGGGAGAGGATCGACTTGGCAAAACCTGATTCATCAAGCAACTGGTATCCATGCATAGACGCAGCCGGCTGCACGCCGGGCCGCGCGAACAGCACGGTCACGGCTTGCGATCTCGCACTGGACGAAGCATGCATATTTATCGCGCCTGCGACGATCAAAAGCGGTGAAGACGCGATGATCGAGGTGGTAGTGATCAACAACGGCCTGCACGCCACTAACGATTATACGCTAATAGTCTATGATGATATCAACCGCGATAGCACAAAGCAGTCGAATGAGATCGTGGCAAACCTTCCTGGTGAACCGGCCGGAGCTTTCGACAGCGTCTCGGTGTTCTGCACGTATGAACGGCCGGTTCAGGGCGAGCACCTGCTCGGTTTTGAACTCGAAGCAGTCGGCGATACAAAGTGCGAGAACAACCTTGTGTTCAAGACCATGATCGTTGTCGGCGATGTCGGCGAGCTGGCCGTAACGCCGGCTGTTTTTACGCCCAATAACGACGGGATCAACGACCGCGCGCAGATCGATTACCGTTTGCCCGAGCCGTACGGCGATCTGACCGTGACCATTTTCGACAGCCGCGGCAAGCGGGTGTGCGACTTGTGCCGCAAGGCGGTTGCCAGTACTACCCGGGGGACGCTGTACTGGAACGGCGGCGGCATGCCGACCGGGATGTATGTCGTGTACCTTGAGTACGTCTGCCACAACAAGATCAATCGAGCGAAGACGACAACCGTATTGGCGAGATAG
- a CDS encoding GIY-YIG nuclease family protein has translation MPKKKNQTYSVYILEAADHTYYTGLTKDLKKRLELHNSGRGAKYLKGRLPVKLVYYEPAKNIKSAMKREIQIKCLPRSKKAQLITKS, from the coding sequence ATGCCAAAAAAGAAAAATCAAACGTACTCGGTCTACATCCTTGAAGCTGCTGACCATACATATTACACCGGTCTCACAAAAGATCTAAAGAAACGCCTGGAACTGCATAACTCGGGCCGCGGCGCGAAATATCTGAAAGGCCGCCTGCCGGTAAAACTGGTTTATTATGAACCGGCAAAAAATATCAAATCCGCGATGAAACGGGAGATCCAGATCAAATGCCTGCCGCGGTCAAAGAAAGCGCAGCTGATTACAAAAAGTTAA